CCACCAGCGTGTTGGAGCCTCCCGGATTCCCCATGAGGCTCCCGCCCAGGTCCACCGACCCGTAGGTCATGCCGAGCGCGGAGATGTTGCCCGCCGAGTCCGTGGCGATGTCGCTGAAGAAGTCATCCACGGTGCTGCCGTACCGCCGGGCCCACGTGTCGCCTCCCGAGGAGGTCAGCACGCCCAGGTACCCATCCATCGGGGCATACCCCGGGGCGCCCGGCGCGCTGGAGACGGTGCTGCCAGCGAAGGTGAAGGTGCCGTGGAAGGAGCCGCCGAAGGCCACGTGGCCCCCGGGCATGAGCGCGAGCGACATCTGGCTGGTACGTGCGCCATTGAGGGCGCGGGACCAGAGCAGCGTGCCTTCGGGGCTGTAGGCGGCGACGAACGGCGTCGAGTAGGAGGTGGCACCCAGACGGCCGGTGCCCGCCAGCCCGGTGACGAAGATGCGCCCGTCCGCGTTGGCGACCACGTCCTCGCCGAGGGTGCTGTCACTCCAGGGGTTGCTGGTGCCCGCGGGGACCGCCAGCGACCACAGGTGCTCTCCCTCCCACGAGTACTTCGCGAGGAACATGCCCTGCAGCGAGTAGGTCGGGTCCGACTCGAGCGGCGCGCCGCCCAGGTTCAGCTGGCCGGTGAAGCCACCGGTGACGATGAGGCTGCCATTGGCATCGGTGGTCACCGCGCTCCCCTGGGCGAAGACGTTCGCCCCGCCGGCCTCATTCGTCGGGACGAAGCCACGGGCCCACACGAAGGCGCCGCTCGGAGAGAACTTGGCGATGAAGGCGCCCCACGTCTCGTCATCCGGAGTCGCGGGCAGGGGGCCGGCGCCGAAGTCAGGGGCTCCCTGGTAGGTGCCCACCGCGAGGACGTTCCCCAGCGGGGTGAGGGTGAGGGCGTTGACGATGACGCTGGCGGCATTGTTGAACGGGACGTGGGCGCGAGACCACTGGTGCGTGCCGTCCGGGCCGTACTTCACCAGCGCGAAGTTGTGGGGCGAGGTGAAGGTGTCTCCACCGAAGTGGCCCTGTTCCTCGTACCTCGCGGCGACCACGAAGCTGCCGTCGGGGCCCACGGCCATGCTTCCATCCCACCACTGCTGCTTCGGGCCACCGCGCTGGAAGGCCTGGTCGAGGTCACCGCCCGTGCCCCGGCGCGTGCAGTAGAGCCGGGCCACGGTGACGGCCAGCTGCGGCATCAGGCCGCCCTGGCCCGACTCGGTGGCGAGGAAGTCCACGCCATTGCCGCCCGTGGGCACCAGCGCGAAGCTGTACGTTCCCGGCCCTGTGACTGCTGGCGTCACGTCGTATTCGACGAGGCTGCTGGTGGTGACGGCGCCCAGGTCCGCCAGGGCCTCCCCCGTCCGGGTGGGGCGGGTGTTCCACGTCAGCGACGAAGCACTCCAGTTCGTGGTGGTGCTGTAGATGGCCGGCCCGTCCGTGCTGCCATCGGTGGCATACAGCTGGAGTCGCACCTGGATGACCGGGCTGTTCCGGAGGTCGGTCGAGGAGAGGTTGAAGCGCAGATACGCCTCCATCCGCGGGTCCCCATCCACGAGCAGCTTGCTGACGCCTCCGTTCGCCGCATCCGGCTGCGCGGCGGCGACGTAGGTGTCCTCCAGTCCGCCCACGATGACGGTTTCATACGCGACGTCCTGCTCGCAGGTGTCCAGGGCCGCCGTCTGCTTCGCCGGTGCTTCCGTCGGCGACTCTCCGCGCTCTCCCGCCTCCTCCACTCCACCGCAGTGGGTCAACAACATCAGCCCCGCCATCCAACCCGCCCCTGCACGCACCCGCCGCCACGACTTCAGCCCTGACATTTCCCACTCC
This is a stretch of genomic DNA from Pyxidicoccus trucidator. It encodes these proteins:
- a CDS encoding DUF7594 domain-containing protein, whose product is MSGLKSWRRVRAGAGWMAGLMLLTHCGGVEEAGERGESPTEAPAKQTAALDTCEQDVAYETVIVGGLEDTYVAAAQPDAANGGVSKLLVDGDPRMEAYLRFNLSSTDLRNSPVIQVRLQLYATDGSTDGPAIYSTTTNWSASSLTWNTRPTRTGEALADLGAVTTSSLVEYDVTPAVTGPGTYSFALVPTGGNGVDFLATESGQGGLMPQLAVTVARLYCTRRGTGGDLDQAFQRGGPKQQWWDGSMAVGPDGSFVVAARYEEQGHFGGDTFTSPHNFALVKYGPDGTHQWSRAHVPFNNAASVIVNALTLTPLGNVLAVGTYQGAPDFGAGPLPATPDDETWGAFIAKFSPSGAFVWARGFVPTNEAGGANVFAQGSAVTTDANGSLIVTGGFTGQLNLGGAPLESDPTYSLQGMFLAKYSWEGEHLWSLAVPAGTSNPWSDSTLGEDVVANADGRIFVTGLAGTGRLGATSYSTPFVAAYSPEGTLLWSRALNGARTSQMSLALMPGGHVAFGGSFHGTFTFAGSTVSSAPGAPGYAPMDGYLGVLTSSGGDTWARRYGSTVDDFFSDIATDSAGNISALGMTYGSVDLGGSLMGNPGGSNTLVARFSSTGTHRWSRVIDSSLYVISVGATPDGATLLPGAFIDLVSLRDRAYLPQDGRADLLFLRFAP